The Pseudomonadota bacterium genomic sequence AGCGATAGTCAAGAGTGTCCCCCCGCGAAGCACGGCGAAGCAAACGTGCAAACCAGTACGGACCGCAGGCGAAGGAAGGCGGGAAAGTGAATTATCACAAATTCAGGACGCAGGGCAAAAAAAATTTTACCAGACGCGGAGTCACAGAGAGCAAATAACTGGTTTCTCTATACCTCTGTGAGAGTATTATTGCTTTTTTGAAAACGTGCCCGAATATTCACTAAGGGTTAAGGGCTTAAGATTAACGGAAGGAGTTTTCATTATTAGAAGTCTAACAGTATTCCTTATTGTTGTCCTTTTCCTGCCAGCCTGTCTGGGATATCATTTCCGTGGTTCTGGTAATAACCTGCCGGCGGATATTAAAACTGTCGCTATCATACCTTTTGGCAACCAAACCTACGAGAGTCTGGTGGAAACTTATATGGTAAACTCCCTGGTGAATGAGTTTTCCCGCAGCAAGCGGCTTAAAGTAGTTGGTGAGAAGGATGCTGATCTGGTTATCAGCGGTGCGGTTTTAAATATTTCCACCAACAGTATTTCTTACGTTGGGG encodes the following:
- a CDS encoding LptE family protein; the protein is MPEYSLRVKGLRLTEGVFIIRSLTVFLIVVLFLPACLGYHFRGSGNNLPADIKTVAIIPFGNQTYESLVETYMVNSLVNEFSRSKRLKVVGEKDADLVISGAVLNISTNSISYVGDDQTYEYRVKVKIEVEARDVRRDFVIWQNNRMTEVEEYHTSGVPNDVQIQKRIAMQKVCKVLAENIHDRLFIDF